The genomic window GGAACGTCATGATGTTGTCGGCGGTGGTGAGGGCGTCCGCATACCGCAGGTCGATCTCCTGCTGGCCGGGCGCGACCTCGTGGTGGCTGAACTCGACCGAGATGCCGATCCGCTCCAGCGAGAGCACGGCCTGACGGCGGAAGTCACGGGCCACCGCGTGGGTGGTGTGGTCGAAGTAACCACCGGTGTCGACCGGAACCGGCACCGAGCCGTCGTTCGGCCCGTCCTGGATCAGGAAGAACTCGACCTCGGGGTGCGTGTAGAAGGTGAAGCCCTTCTCGGCGGCCTTGGCCAGGGCGCGGCGCAGCACGTGCCGCGGGTCGGCCCAGGCGGCACTGCCGTCGGGCAGCAGGATGTCGCAGAACATCCGGGCGCTCTCGCCGGAGACGCCACCCTCGAACGGGAAGACCTGGAAGGTGGTCGGGTCCGGCATGGCCACCATGTCGGACTCGAAGACCCGGGCGAAGCCCTCGATCGCCGAGCCGTCGATGCCGATGCCCTCTTCGAAGGCGGACTCCAGTTCGGCCGGGGCCACCGAGACGCTCTTGAGAGTGCCGAGCACGTCGGTGAACCAGAGGCGCACGAAACGGATGTCGCGCTCCTCGAGCGTGCGAAGCACGAACTCCTGCTGTCGGTCCACTGCCACCCCTAGTCCCGGATGTCTACCTATCGAGCCGAGACTACGCTGTTCACGGCATGTGACGTCGGCCTGGGTCAGGATCAAACCGGGCGGACAGGGGCCAGAATAAGGGCATGCCCACGCTGCGCATCGCCCTCGCCCAGGTGAACTCGACAGTCGGTGACATTCCCGGCAACGTCGCGGCGGTCCGCCGCTGGTCGCGGGAGGCGGCCGACGCGGGAGCGCATCTGGTGGCGTTCCCGGAGATGATGCTGACCGGCTATCCGATCGAGGATCTGGTCTTCCGCAACTCGTTCGTCGAGGCGTCCCGGCAGGCGCTCACCGCCCTCGCCGAGGGCCTGGCCGCCGACGGTCTCGGCGAGCTGGCGGTCGTCGTCGGCTACGTGGACGCCGACGGCCCGCCCGCGATCAGCTCCGCCGCGGTGCCCGGCTCCGGCCGGCGGGACGCGTCCGCGCTGCTGCACCGCGGGGCGGTCGTCGCCACCTACTACAAGCACCACCTGCCCAACTACGGCGTCTTCGACGAGGACCGCTATTTCGAGCCCGGCGACACCCTCACCGTGGTCCGGCTCGGCGGGGCCGACGTCGCTCTCACCGTCTGCGAGGACATCTGGCAGGCCGGGGGGCCGTTCAGCGCGGCGCGTCGGGCCGGCGTCGGGCTGGTGGTCAACATCAACGCCTCGCCGTACGAGTTGAACAAGGACGACGTCCGGCTGGCCCTCGTGCAGCGGCGCGCGATCGAGGCGGGGGCGGCGGTCGCGTTCGTCAACATGGTCGGCGGGCAGGACGAGCTGGTCTTCGACGGTGACTCGATGATCGTCTCGGCGGGCGGGGAGCTACTCGCTCGTACCGGCCAGTTCTCGGAAGAACTTCTGGTTCATGATCTTGAGCTGCCGGTAGCGGCGGACAACGCTCCGGCCCCGGACGGTCGCGACGGGATGATGATCGAGCGCTTTCTGGTCTCGGGCGACATCTCCGAAATCTCCGGCACCGCGGACGGCGGTATCGCCGACCGGCTCCCCGACCATGCCGAGATCTGGTCCGCCCTGGTCCTGGGCCTGCGCGACTACGTCGACAAGAACCGGTTCCGCTCGGTGATCTTCGGCCTGTCCGGCGGCATCGACTCCGCGGTGGTCGCCGCGATCGCCGTCGACGCCCTCGGCCCCGAGCGGGTGGTCGGCGTCTCGCTGCCCAGTGGCTTCTCCTCCGGCCACTCCAAGGACGACGCCGCCGACATGGCCAAACGCACCGGCCTGGACTACCGCATCGAGCCGATCCAGCCGATGGTCGACGCGTTCCTGGCGAACATGTCGCTCTCCGGCCTGGCCGTGGAGAACCTGCAGGCCCGGGTCCGCGGCGTGATCCTGATGGCGCTCTCCAACCAGGAAGGCCACCTGGTCCTGACCACCGGCAACAAGAGCGAGCTGGCGGTCGGCTACTCCACGCTCTACGGCGACTCGGTCGGCGGATTCAACCCGCTCAAGGACGTGCCGAAGACCATGGTGTGGCAGCTCGCCCGGTGGCGGAACACCCAGGGCGACCCGCCGATCCCGGAGAACTCGATCACCAAACCGCCGAGCGCCGAACTGCGACCGGACCAGAAGGACTCGGACTCGCTGCCCGACTACGAGATCCTCGACCCGATCATCAAGGGGTACGTCGACCACGACCTCGGCCGGGACGAGCTGATCGCGGCGGGCAACGATCCGGCGCTGGTGGACCGGACGCTGCGCATGATCGACCTGGCCGAGTACAAGCGGCGCCAGTCGGCCCCCGGCACCAAGATCTCCGGCAAGGCGTTCGGCCGTGACCGTCGTCTCCCCATTACGAACTTGTTTCGCGAGGGTGTGTAGAGGTGCAACGATGTGCGGACCCGGGGACCGCATCCGCGCGGCCTCGAGGGAGGAGTCAACGACATGTCGGAAATCCCGACCTTGTACGGGGGCCCGGCCACTCGCCGTGTCCGCACCCGTGACCTGATCAACGCCAAGGCCCGCGGCGACCGCTGGCCGATGCTCACGTCGTACGACATGTACACCGCCCAGATCTTCGAACAGGCCGGCGTGCCCGTCCTGCTCGTCGGCGACTCGGCCGCCAACAACGTCTTCGGCCACGAGACCACCATCCCGGTCACCGTCGACGAGATGTTGTCGCTGGTCCGGGGCGTGGTGCGGGCCACCAAGACCGCGCTGATCGTCGGTGACCTGCCGTTCGGCAGCTACGAGGAGAGCCCCACCCAGGCGCTGCGCACCGCCGTCCGCTTCATGAAGGAAGGCGGCTGCCACGCGGTCAAGCTGGAGGGCGGCATCCGGATGGCCCCGCAGATCGAGGCGATCACCGGGGCCGGCATTCCGGTGATGGCGCACATCGGCTTCACCCCGCAGCGCGAGCACACCATCGGCGGCTACCGGGTGCAGGGCCGGGAGAACGAGGGCGCCGAAGTGATCGCGGACGCCCGCGCGATCACCGAAGCCGGGGCCTTCGCCGTCGTGCTGGAGATGGTCCCCGGCGACGTGGCTAAGCAAATCACCAAGGAGTTGCCGATCCCCACGGTCGGCATCGGCGCCGGCCCCGACACCGACGCCCAGGTCCTCGTCTGGCAGGACATGGCCGGCCTGCGCACCGGCAAGATCCCACGGTTCGTGAAGCGCTACGGCGACCTGGCGGGCGCTCTCACCGAGGCCACCCGCCAGTTCGCCGACGAGGTCCGGTCCGGCGAGTTCCCGGCCCAGGAGCACACCTTCTAATTCGCGGGTACGGGGGAACGCCGAGCTTCCACCTCGCGTTCCCCTTCCTCCCGCCGTTTCTTCGTCCGCCCCTGGTGTGTTTCCCTTTGGCCCGCCCGGCTCTGCACGCCGCAGCCTTCAGCCCGGCGCCGCCGCCTTCAGAGGCGTTCGAAGCCGACCGTCCGGGATGCCGGGTCGGCGGCCGTCAAACGCACCCGGATCCGCTGCCCGAGCGGCAGATCCCCGAGACATTTGGCCCGCACCGCCGGATCGTCGAGAGCGATACTGCCGCCGGCCGGCCGTTTCGCCGACGGCTCGTCCCGGTCAAGCACCGCGGCGTCGAACTCCTCC from Actinoplanes derwentensis includes these protein-coding regions:
- a CDS encoding NAD+ synthase is translated as MPTLRIALAQVNSTVGDIPGNVAAVRRWSREAADAGAHLVAFPEMMLTGYPIEDLVFRNSFVEASRQALTALAEGLAADGLGELAVVVGYVDADGPPAISSAAVPGSGRRDASALLHRGAVVATYYKHHLPNYGVFDEDRYFEPGDTLTVVRLGGADVALTVCEDIWQAGGPFSAARRAGVGLVVNINASPYELNKDDVRLALVQRRAIEAGAAVAFVNMVGGQDELVFDGDSMIVSAGGELLARTGQFSEELLVHDLELPVAADNAPAPDGRDGMMIERFLVSGDISEISGTADGGIADRLPDHAEIWSALVLGLRDYVDKNRFRSVIFGLSGGIDSAVVAAIAVDALGPERVVGVSLPSGFSSGHSKDDAADMAKRTGLDYRIEPIQPMVDAFLANMSLSGLAVENLQARVRGVILMALSNQEGHLVLTTGNKSELAVGYSTLYGDSVGGFNPLKDVPKTMVWQLARWRNTQGDPPIPENSITKPPSAELRPDQKDSDSLPDYEILDPIIKGYVDHDLGRDELIAAGNDPALVDRTLRMIDLAEYKRRQSAPGTKISGKAFGRDRRLPITNLFREGV
- the panB gene encoding 3-methyl-2-oxobutanoate hydroxymethyltransferase yields the protein MSEIPTLYGGPATRRVRTRDLINAKARGDRWPMLTSYDMYTAQIFEQAGVPVLLVGDSAANNVFGHETTIPVTVDEMLSLVRGVVRATKTALIVGDLPFGSYEESPTQALRTAVRFMKEGGCHAVKLEGGIRMAPQIEAITGAGIPVMAHIGFTPQREHTIGGYRVQGRENEGAEVIADARAITEAGAFAVVLEMVPGDVAKQITKELPIPTVGIGAGPDTDAQVLVWQDMAGLRTGKIPRFVKRYGDLAGALTEATRQFADEVRSGEFPAQEHTF